A section of the Enterococcus montenegrensis genome encodes:
- a CDS encoding VanZ family protein: MSAYIEPLKTALLIFPFLALFISSFFFIYEYRKFGRFIFSRALIMYSFVFYLLCAYFLVILPLPPISEVAHYTGPHYELHLGASLHNFLTQTVLRLNDPSTYLPAMKQGVFLEPVFNVFLLLPFGVYLRYFFGFSLKKTILASFLLSLFFEVTQLTGLYFIYPRNYRLADVNDLLHNTIGGTLGYLVEPLFTLLLPSREELAETAYEKGRDVTLFRRFAAFFLDWFFIYFFTFVLTVALRFFTQDYAIDFSDTPAWYFVTILLYFILLNYGLNGQTLGKKIVRIRVVENEHRHITLKALVKRYGLLYLIYGGIGQLGTLFAPLVKSNNHFLVGIASMVTIGAAVIQGLFVINVIWSVIRKKRQLFYEKRSGTYVISTILPKEI; encoded by the coding sequence ATGTCTGCTTATATTGAACCACTTAAAACAGCTCTTTTGATTTTCCCGTTTTTAGCCTTATTTATCTCATCTTTTTTCTTTATTTATGAGTATCGTAAATTTGGTCGCTTTATTTTTAGTCGTGCCCTTATTATGTATTCTTTTGTCTTTTATTTGTTATGTGCCTATTTTTTAGTCATTTTGCCATTACCACCAATTTCGGAGGTGGCGCATTACACGGGGCCTCACTATGAATTGCATTTAGGTGCTTCATTGCATAACTTTTTAACTCAAACCGTTTTGAGACTAAATGATCCAAGTACGTATTTGCCCGCCATGAAACAAGGCGTTTTTTTAGAACCTGTATTTAACGTATTTTTACTGTTGCCATTTGGCGTTTATCTACGCTATTTCTTCGGTTTTTCTTTGAAGAAAACGATATTGGCTAGCTTTTTATTGTCATTATTCTTTGAAGTTACACAATTAACCGGGCTGTATTTTATTTATCCCAGAAATTATCGTTTGGCTGATGTGAACGACCTTTTACACAACACCATTGGTGGTACGCTTGGTTATTTGGTTGAACCTTTATTTACTTTATTATTGCCATCACGAGAAGAGTTAGCCGAAACAGCCTATGAAAAAGGGCGAGATGTGACTCTTTTCCGACGCTTTGCTGCCTTTTTCTTAGATTGGTTTTTCATTTATTTCTTTACCTTTGTGCTTACTGTTGCTTTACGCTTTTTTACACAAGATTACGCAATTGATTTTAGTGATACCCCAGCATGGTATTTTGTCACCATTTTACTTTATTTTATCCTTTTAAACTATGGGCTAAATGGTCAAACACTGGGAAAAAAAATTGTTAGAATTCGCGTGGTTGAAAACGAGCATCGCCATATCACCTTAAAAGCGTTAGTAAAGCGTTATGGATTGTTGTATTTAATTTATGGCGGTATTGGACAACTCGGTACCTTATTTGCGCCTTTGGTGAAAAGCAACAACCACTTTTTAGTCGGAATTGCTTCTATGGTTACAATCGGCGCAGCTGTCATTCAAGGATTGTTTGTTATTAACGTTATCTGGTCAGTGATTCGTAAGAAAAGACAATTGTTTTATGAAAAAAGAAGTGGGACTTACGTAATAAGTACAATTTTGCCAAAAGAAATCTGA
- a CDS encoding HD domain-containing protein has protein sequence MDKIPEIIAYAKEKLQEDLTGHGFDHASRVATLATQIAKKEAAQLDEEVLIAAAYLHDTIDDKVVPDVAIALTKLQNFLKEINFSAQQQAEIIFIITNMSFSKELEAKANLSIAGQIVQDADRLEALGAMGILRTAYFGGSHQHPLHDPMIKPINFTDKKEYRKGTTVINHFYEKLLLLPDKMNTKTAYTEAVRRQKFMEAFLSEFYQEWEPENAEFF, from the coding sequence ATGGATAAGATACCAGAAATCATCGCATATGCTAAAGAAAAGTTGCAAGAAGATTTGACTGGCCATGGTTTTGATCATGCCAGCCGCGTGGCGACATTGGCTACTCAGATTGCAAAAAAAGAAGCTGCGCAATTAGACGAAGAGGTTTTAATTGCTGCGGCTTATTTACATGATACAATCGACGATAAAGTTGTTCCGGATGTAGCAATTGCTCTCACAAAATTACAAAATTTTTTGAAGGAAATTAATTTTAGCGCACAACAGCAGGCAGAAATTATTTTTATTATCACAAATATGTCTTTTTCAAAAGAATTGGAAGCAAAAGCAAATTTATCTATTGCTGGACAAATTGTTCAAGATGCTGACCGGCTCGAGGCACTTGGGGCAATGGGGATTTTAAGAACGGCTTATTTTGGTGGTAGCCACCAGCATCCGCTACACGATCCAATGATAAAACCCATCAATTTCACCGATAAAAAAGAATACCGAAAAGGCACTACCGTTATCAATCATTTCTATGAAAAACTGTTGTTACTACCAGATAAAATGAATACCAAAACAGCCTATACAGAAGCTGTGCGGCGGCAAAAATTCATGGAAGCTTTTTTGTCAGAATTTTATCAAGAATGGGAGCCGGAAAACGCGGAGTTCTTTTAA